The genomic DNA CGTTTGGGAGGAGTCCTTTGACCTCTTAGTCTTGGACGTGCGCCTACCCGAGGGCGAGGAGGCGGGTTTCGCCCTGGCCCGCGCCCTGAGGGAGTCCGGCTTTTCCCTACCCATCCTCTTCCTCACCGCCAAGGATGCCCTCGAGGACCGCCTCGCGGGCCTGGAAGTGGGGGAGGACTACCTCACCAAACCCTTTGCGCTCCCCGAGCTTCTGGCCCGCACCCGAGCCCTCCTCCGCCGGGGGGAGCTCCGGCCCCGGCGGGTGGAGGTGGGCGATGTGGTCTTGGAGGTGGAGGCGAGGCGGGTTCTGAAGGGGGGCGTCCCCGTGGGGCTCACCGCCAAGGAGTACCAGGTGCTGGAGCTCCTCCTCCTCAACCCCGGCCGGCTCTTCTCCAAGGAGGAGATCCTGGAGCGCGTCTGGGGTCCGGACTACGAGGGCAACTCTAACCTGGTGGAGGTCTACGTGAAAAACCTGCGCAAGAAGCTGGGAGAGGGAATCGTGGAAACCGTGCGGGGCCTCGGCTACCGTGCGCCCGGATGAGC from Thermus hydrothermalis includes the following:
- a CDS encoding response regulator transcription factor; translated protein: MGPRLLLVEDDLTLGQLVVQALEAQGFHVRWAKDQEEALAFVWEESFDLLVLDVRLPEGEEAGFALARALRESGFSLPILFLTAKDALEDRLAGLEVGEDYLTKPFALPELLARTRALLRRGELRPRRVEVGDVVLEVEARRVLKGGVPVGLTAKEYQVLELLLLNPGRLFSKEEILERVWGPDYEGNSNLVEVYVKNLRKKLGEGIVETVRGLGYRAPG